The Fructilactobacillus myrtifloralis genome segment TGGGGGTCGGGGGACCACTAGTTGGGAACTTAACCTCAGCTGGGTATTGATCGTACTCCTGATAACGTTATTGACCCAGTGGTGGTTAGCCCATCAGTCCCAAGCGCGCCTGCACCAGTTATTTTGGATTGCCATCTTTGCCAGCTTAACCGTGCTACTAGCGTTAGCCGTCAACGTGGGTTTGAAAACAATCTGGGGGCGGTATCGGCCGTACGAAGTGTTCGGCCACCTGCAGCAGTTTACCCGTTGGGATCACATTAACGGTCCCAACGGGCATCGATCATTTCCCTCTGGACATACCATGGCGGCTACGCTGGCCGTGGTCTTTTCCTGGTTTGTGACCGGAAAGGGACACCGGTGGGTTTGGGGTCTGGGTGTGCTTTATAGCGTTGGGATTGGCATTAGTCGGATTGCCATTGGGGCTCACTTTCTCTCAGACGTTACGGCGTCGTTCTTTTTAACCGCGGTAATCATCGATGGGATGTGGAACTGCTTGGAGTGGCAATTGAATCGGATTCAGCCGCCCAGTGGGAGGTAGCGCAATCCTTAAAGGAGGGACTAAAATGTCAGTTCCAGTTGGCATTGAAATTTCAGCACAAGCAACGCCAGCGGCGAACCAAGCTTGGCTAGCTCGGAGCGGGCTCGGAACAACACTCCGGCCGGCATTTGTGACCATTACCGATCGAACTGGTGGTCAGGTTCTGGCACCGGGGTGGCTTGACATGGTCGAGCGGCTTACGGCTGTTCGAATTCCGGTGCTGCCCCATCTAACGGGGTTGTACCAAACTCCTGGGGGTCTGAAGCAACGCGTCCAAGCCCTGACGGCGTTAGGGGTGCGGCGTTACTTAGTGTTACGAGGGGATCGAAAGGTGAACCACCGGCCCACCGGTTATTATCCCCACGCGACGGACTTACTCCGCGCGCTACACCGCGATCCTCGATTCACATTAGGGGCGGCCGCGGACCCGCTGCGTCATCCGGAATCGGCAACGTGGGGCACAGAACTATTTTACCTGCGGGCGAAGGTCCAGGCGGGGGCGCAGTTTTTGGTTACCCAGTTTTGCTTTGATGACGACGCTCTCGTGACGTGGTTGGCTCGGTTACAAGCCGCCCAGCTTCAGGTCCCAGTAATTGTGGGGGTTTTACCCCTGACCAGTCGGGATCGCTTACGCCAGGCAGAGCGGTTAGCAGGTCACACCTTACCACCGGCACTGGTGCGCCAATTTGCCGCTTGTCCTGATGAGTCAGCCGTTCGGGCCTTCGGGATTCGGCTCGCCCGGGCGCAAATTAACTTTTTACGCCAACAGGGAGTCGGGGTGCACCTCTATACATTTAATGACGTGGAACTAATTCATATTCTGAAAGCTTTAATTAATTAGCTAAACAAAAAAGCGCCCCCAGAGAATCCTTTCTCTGGGGGCGCTTTTTTAGTGGTGGTTCTGCACTAAATTTACGGAGTATCAGTGGAGTTAATCGTCCAGTTTAAGGTGGCGCCGTAATCCTGATGTCCACTTTCTGGGGCATTTGGGGTCTTTCTGACGTTCAGCTTTAAACCAGTTCGATCGTTCCAAACCACACTCTTCAAGTCGGGTAAATCATCACCTGACGAGTAGACCATCACGTTATCGTTGTTTCCAGGGGTTAACGGATGTTTAGCTCCTTTACCATCAAAGAAGACTAACTGGAACGGTGAATCATTGGCACCAATAATATCGGCATTCTTGAGTTGGTCACGACCAGCGCTTTGGCTGTTATCTTTGGCCTGCGAGAGACTAACTTTGAAGTCCTTACGGGCCGCTCCCTTGCGGGTGTCTTTAATGGAGAAGGCTTGATAACCGCGTCTTGGATCAATGCGCGGCGTAGTTGGAACCGGATTGCCAGCCTCATCAAAGGAATAGGTATTCTGAGGTAACATATACGAATTTTCTGTGAAGAAGGCGTGCGTTCCGTATTCAAAACTATTCGGTGCAATCTGGACGCTCCCGGAGTTTAAGTTATAAACTTCCTTATTTCCGTAGTAACTGACGGTCTCCGAACTCCGATTAACCTGACCCGTCAACGTTGGCGTGCTAGCAAAGGATTTTCCCTGGTTAGCACCGAGGTTGACGTTGGCTGTGATGTTCTTCGTGGAGTACGCGTCGAGCGTCGGTAAGCCTTTAATGACAATCTTTTTAGCGTTCTTGTAGGTCGAGCCATCACTCTGGGTGACGTCATCATCACTCATGGTGTAATGCAAGCCCTTCGTGGTATCACTCGCGTCATACGGAATATCTTGACCTTCAAACTGGAGCTTCAAACTGTTGGGATCGTTGTTCTTAACACTAGGGAGGTGGAAAGTATACTGACCATTAGTTAACGGAACCTGACTGAAGTTATACAGGGGAATCCGGTAGTTAATGGCATCGTAATCACCAACGTTGTTTAAAGTATCAGACCAATCCGTCATGTTTTGGGTAACGTTTTGCATCTGGTTGTTAATGTAGAAGGATGGTTTGCCGGGCGTTTTACCACTTGGAATCACTTGGACCGCACTGGATTCAACCGGTGTCTTGTCAGCAAAGTTTGATCCAGACGCACTCACCGTATTAATTACGGCCTTTTGGTTCTTATCATCAAACTTATCGGAAACTAATGCCGCTTTGAACCCGTGGGACTGCGGTGTTGGGCTCGGAGTATCCTTTTTGATTGGTGGGATATCTTCGAAGTACAGGTCAACATCCTTGCTTCCGTCTAGCAATCTTAGTTGATTTGGCAAACTATCCTTGACGTGCACGTTGTACCAGTGGTTTCCGATATCTGGATTCTTTTCGTTAAAGATACTATCGTAGTAGTTATAGATATCAGCCCGATACAGGAAGATATCACCCACATCCGCATCATAAATTTTATTCCGAAAAACTGGATACTTATTGCCATCATCACCCGTAAACTGGGCATCAAATGGCAGGGCGCGCATGAGTTCCTCACTCGTTAGGGTGGAGTCATCCGGCATCAAGGCGCCCGGAGCATTCTTAGAGACTACTTTTCCACCGCTGGCTTTACTAATCCGGAGTCCCTGTTTTCCTAACTTGGTTAGATCAGCGGCGGTCTTACTAACTCCAGGATTTCCTGGAATATCAGTGGCTGAGATGGCACTAACCATGTATTTTTGACCAGTAGAACCAGTCATTCCCCAATAAGCAGTTTTGTCTGATCCAAAGGTTCCAGCAATGTTAACCCTCGGAGATGATAGGGTTAGCTGTGGGAAACCACCTGTGTTTTTGGATGAATCAGGATATCCAAATGTTGCTGTTGCACTTCCATAAGATCCGGTACTATTTGGAGTCCACTTGTAAACGACCGGTTCCCATCGAGCTTTGTTAAAGTCGGAACTATTGCTACTCCCAACTAGGTTAGGAGCAGAAAGCGCTCCGTAATTGGGGCTGGTCCTATTGTTAGGATATGGTTTGAGCGAGCTACTTCCGTTTGGAAGATTGTCATACCACTGTTTATTAGCACCATAATGATTAATTCCCATTAGATTGTAATTACGACTCCCATTGCTCCAATTATGAACGTTGATGTGGTTTTTATCAGGAATCGTAAATGCTAAATGAGATTTTTCGTTTGCGTTGCTTGGTAATTGAAAGGCATCTGAATAATCACTATTAAAATAAGGATCAAATTCTAGTGATAATGAATTCTTAATCCTATGGGTATTATCATAAGCTTCTTTAGCGTCATCTAAAATGTTACTCGGATTAAAATTGAAAATGGGAGTTCTGAAATCACCATAAGCACCCAAAGATTCCCCATTTGTACCAGTTGCGACAGATCCATTTTTAGCATTATCTATTTGATCTTTATCATTCTGTAAAGTAAAAGTTAATCCATCTGCAGCTGATGATGGATCATTGGAAGCAATGTAAATATAGTACTTTAAAGTAAATGGTTTGGTTAAATCGACCTTGTTTTTCCACCAGAGCCCCCGAGATTGACCTGGATTATTGTCAGTAACGACCTGGACGTTCGGATAATCGACCGCGGCCGGCGGCTTATCTTTGTAAGTAAAGTTACTCATACTAGGGCCAGATTCGGGTGGCGCGGGAATTCCTAACGTGTTACTGGCGTGGGTCAGTAACCCACCGCTGGAAAGCAAGCTTCCTATGGTGACGAGCGTGAGGGCACTACTCACGAGCAATTTTTTCAGCATTGTAATTAATTAACCTCCTTTCAATAAGAGGATGCGGAACCACGCGTCCCAAGGTTAGTTTAGGCTTCGTTTAATCACGAGGTTCCGATGGAGCGATGTTGCTTGGTGACCCTTGTGTAACTGGAGCACCACTTGGTAGTTCCCCGCGGGCATTTGCTTCGGGGGCAGGGTAAATTTAACCGTTGAATTGGGAGCAATGCTAACGTCCTTTAATGGTTGCGTGAGGATCGTTCGCTTCCCCTGTTTTACCGTAATTTTGCCCCGCAGATGTTGCAATAATTGGGGTTTTGGATTGGCAACCTTTGCCACCACAATGGCACCGTCTGAGCGAGGAGCCACAAACACGCGTTGCAATCGTAACGAGGACAGCACGGGCCGGTTCTGTCCACTGTTCAACTCAACTCCATTAACAAAGGTTACGGTATTTTTAATCTCACCTTGGCGGTCAACCATTGAGGTGGCGGTAATTCCGCCTAGGGTTACCCCGGTACCTTGTCGCCCAGTATGAAGCTCGTAGATCACGACTTGGTTGGAATGCGGTTCCAACGTGAGGTGCCGTGTGCGGGAGCCACTTAGTTTGTTAGTGAGACTGTTACGTCCCCGGGGTTGGGCCTGGTGGTTAGTGTAACTAATGGTTCCGTTATCAGCGGTCACGGCGTTGTTAAAGTTCGTGGTGACTTTCATGGGCAACTCACTGTCATTTTTGACTAAGATGGGGAGCTTGTACGTCGTATTATCCTGTGAACGCAGTGCAAAATAGCGTTGCCCCGGCTGTAATGGTAAATCGCCTAGGAGGGGACTTACCGAAAAATTATCGGGGGCGTCGGGAGTATTTTGCGCCCAACTAGTGGATGGGGTTGCTAATAAGCAAACCCCGGCACACAGAATGCCAATCAAGTAACGGAGTCGCTTATTGGTCATGTTGTTCATCTAAAGCTTTTAACTTCGCCTGAAAGTGACTGTTGATGACAATTAAACTAACCAGGAAAAGGACCACGATTCCAGTTGCAGTTACCCCCACGTGTAAGAATTGTCCCGTTTGGGGCAGTTGAGTTACCGGAGCGGGCTTGACACTTGCCATCGGGGATTCCTTACCTTCGTTGTCATTTTTAGTGGATGGTTTGGATTTTTGGTGTTGCTTAGATTCCTTGTTCTTGTTTTCCTTGTTCGTTTTCTTGGGACTGATGTTTAAACCGGCCGAACCTTGTTTAGAGGTTCCACTACTGAATTGGTTATCAGCGTAAATGCTGCTAGTCCCAAAAATCACCGCAATTAAAGCTAAGCCCAAAATGGCAAATAAGAAAGCCTTTTGTTTATCGAATTTCATCTAATCACCTACATATTTAGTTCGGTCGTTTAGAAGCTTTTTCTGTTTGCGCTTTTGTCTGTAGATTAAGTACAGCAGCAGCAAGATGATTAAGAAGAGGGCGACAAGCAGGGCAATCCACCACCAGTTGTTGTTGTTGTAAATTACTGAATCCTTGATGGAGACGTTAAAGTCCTTTTCAATTTTCCAGTGATTTCCGTTCATATCGTGAGCTTGGAGGCTTAAATGATATGTACCTGGTAGTAAAGCATTCTTTCCAAAGTCATTTTGCATTTTGAAATTGGAGTTCGGCGCCATACTGAGTTGATATTGATGGTTTTTAGCCAGGGTTTTCTTGGGGTTACCCTTCCGGTAGATCCGGTCTTTAACTTCCATTCCCTTGATTGTGGTAGGCCGTTCGTTAGCTAACGTGGTGTCAATGATGGTCTGAGCACCACTCTTATTGGGCGCAATCTTTGGAACGGTTAACTTAGGATTAACCTTTTTATCCTGGGATTTAATCATTAGTGGCATTACTAGGGCCACTTTGTTGTTTAAGTTTACGTTGTTGGCGTTGACATTGTCGTTTTTGCTTTCTGTTTTGATGTACAAAGCACCCAGAATGATTCCCTTGTAGTCCTTTTTAGGGGGATTAACCGTAAAACTAACCTTTTTGGTTTGGTTAGCACCCAGGGTCACGGTTTGTTTCTTTTCTTTCACTAAATTCCGCATTTTGTACTTTAAAGTACGATCGGACGGCATCTTACCTGGTTTGTAAGTAATTGCACCATCTTTAGATGTGTATGCCGTCGTGGGTTCGATGTCTAAAGTTTGCGAGTAGTTGGCTAAGTTTGCTAGATCCACAGTAATTGTCTGGGGTTCACCAGGCTTAGTCTTAAAAAAGAACGATCCACTATTTTGGATTTGGGTACTAGGATAGTTCGGTTTTACTGCTACACCAGGTCCCGGGGTCGCATGGACAGTGGGGACAAACAAAGCAAACAGGAAGGAAAAGAATGCAAAGCCAATTAATAAGCGTAATTTATGGTTTTTTAGAATCATATTCTTCCTCAATTTCTATCTAATTAGTAAAAAAGGGAAACACTCATCCGAATAAGTGGTTCCCTTTTTGTAACTATTGAAACATTAGTTAACTCTTAGTTTGTAGGGTTAGTTGGTGTTCCAGCAGCTAACGTCCAAGTAATTGGGGCGTCGTATGCACCTGGAGTAGTACCAGCAGGAACTACTAAGCTTGCAACGTCCTTACCTTGACGACCGTAGTCAACCGTCGTGTTTCCAAGACCTTGACCGTCAGTAGCAGTAATTACGTTGGCACCTTGACCACCAGCAGTAATCCGGGCGTTTGAGTTAATGTTAACCCGTGAACCTTGGCTGTTAGTGTAATTTGTGTTGTTCAAGTTAATTGCCCAGGCAGCGGGGTTAGCAGCAGCTTGACCAGCTTCGTTGTTGAATTGACCAAGCGCAGCGTCTAACGTCCAACCGTTTTGAGCATCTTTGGTGTTCCGGCTATCAGTAATTGAGATGGCACTTTGACGGGCACCAGTGTTGTTGTTCAACAAACCTTGAGTTTGATTTGAATCTGATTGACTGGTTGGGGCAAAGTTCAAGTCAGGAACTGAGTTTAAAGATAGGTAACCAGTTTGAACGGCTACGTGAGCGTTTGACTTAGCAGAAACACTACCCGTTTTGTCGTTCATCGTGGTACTAGTGTTTTGTGGTAGTTCACTATTGTCAACTGTTGGAGCAGCGTGTACAGCAGGGACTGCAGCGGCTAAACCAAGAACAGCGGCAAATGAAGCAACTCCACTAAGGATAAGCTTATTCTTCTTCATAAATGAAGACCTCCTAAAATATTTTTTTACTCTGAAAATTCAGAGCACAAGCGTAATTTGTACTTACAAAGCACTAAGTAATTATAACCTATAAAATTTAAAATTGGAATAACAATCTAAGCAAGGGGATTAGTTTTTACAAATTAGGTTGGTTATGACTAAAATCATTGTCATGATACTGCTTTTTAGCCTTTTACAGTCAGGAACCAACTATTCACTTTCCTTTTTGTAA includes the following:
- a CDS encoding methylenetetrahydrofolate reductase produces the protein MSVPVGIEISAQATPAANQAWLARSGLGTTLRPAFVTITDRTGGQVLAPGWLDMVERLTAVRIPVLPHLTGLYQTPGGLKQRVQALTALGVRRYLVLRGDRKVNHRPTGYYPHATDLLRALHRDPRFTLGAAADPLRHPESATWGTELFYLRAKVQAGAQFLVTQFCFDDDALVTWLARLQAAQLQVPVIVGVLPLTSRDRLRQAERLAGHTLPPALVRQFAACPDESAVRAFGIRLARAQINFLRQQGVGVHLYTFNDVELIHILKALIN
- a CDS encoding DUF916 domain-containing protein produces the protein MILKNHKLRLLIGFAFFSFLFALFVPTVHATPGPGVAVKPNYPSTQIQNSGSFFFKTKPGEPQTITVDLANLANYSQTLDIEPTTAYTSKDGAITYKPGKMPSDRTLKYKMRNLVKEKKQTVTLGANQTKKVSFTVNPPKKDYKGIILGALYIKTESKNDNVNANNVNLNNKVALVMPLMIKSQDKKVNPKLTVPKIAPNKSGAQTIIDTTLANERPTTIKGMEVKDRIYRKGNPKKTLAKNHQYQLSMAPNSNFKMQNDFGKNALLPGTYHLSLQAHDMNGNHWKIEKDFNVSIKDSVIYNNNNWWWIALLVALFLIILLLLYLIYRQKRKQKKLLNDRTKYVGD
- a CDS encoding WxL domain-containing protein, with the protein product MKKNKLILSGVASFAAVLGLAAAVPAVHAAPTVDNSELPQNTSTTMNDKTGSVSAKSNAHVAVQTGYLSLNSVPDLNFAPTSQSDSNQTQGLLNNNTGARQSAISITDSRNTKDAQNGWTLDAALGQFNNEAGQAAANPAAWAINLNNTNYTNSQGSRVNINSNARITAGGQGANVITATDGQGLGNTTVDYGRQGKDVASLVVPAGTTPGAYDAPITWTLAAGTPTNPTN
- a CDS encoding WxL protein peptidoglycan domain-containing protein, producing MNNMTNKRLRYLIGILCAGVCLLATPSTSWAQNTPDAPDNFSVSPLLGDLPLQPGQRYFALRSQDNTTYKLPILVKNDSELPMKVTTNFNNAVTADNGTISYTNHQAQPRGRNSLTNKLSGSRTRHLTLEPHSNQVVIYELHTGRQGTGVTLGGITATSMVDRQGEIKNTVTFVNGVELNSGQNRPVLSSLRLQRVFVAPRSDGAIVVAKVANPKPQLLQHLRGKITVKQGKRTILTQPLKDVSIAPNSTVKFTLPPKQMPAGNYQVVLQLHKGHQATSLHRNLVIKRSLN
- a CDS encoding lectin-like domain-containing protein, whose translation is MLKKLLVSSALTLVTIGSLLSSGGLLTHASNTLGIPAPPESGPSMSNFTYKDKPPAAVDYPNVQVVTDNNPGQSRGLWWKNKVDLTKPFTLKYYIYIASNDPSSAADGLTFTLQNDKDQIDNAKNGSVATGTNGESLGAYGDFRTPIFNFNPSNILDDAKEAYDNTHRIKNSLSLEFDPYFNSDYSDAFQLPSNANEKSHLAFTIPDKNHINVHNWSNGSRNYNLMGINHYGANKQWYDNLPNGSSSLKPYPNNRTSPNYGALSAPNLVGSSNSSDFNKARWEPVVYKWTPNSTGSYGSATATFGYPDSSKNTGGFPQLTLSSPRVNIAGTFGSDKTAYWGMTGSTGQKYMVSAISATDIPGNPGVSKTAADLTKLGKQGLRISKASGGKVVSKNAPGALMPDDSTLTSEELMRALPFDAQFTGDDGNKYPVFRNKIYDADVGDIFLYRADIYNYYDSIFNEKNPDIGNHWYNVHVKDSLPNQLRLLDGSKDVDLYFEDIPPIKKDTPSPTPQSHGFKAALVSDKFDDKNQKAVINTVSASGSNFADKTPVESSAVQVIPSGKTPGKPSFYINNQMQNVTQNMTDWSDTLNNVGDYDAINYRIPLYNFSQVPLTNGQYTFHLPSVKNNDPNSLKLQFEGQDIPYDASDTTKGLHYTMSDDDVTQSDGSTYKNAKKIVIKGLPTLDAYSTKNITANVNLGANQGKSFASTPTLTGQVNRSSETVSYYGNKEVYNLNSGSVQIAPNSFEYGTHAFFTENSYMLPQNTYSFDEAGNPVPTTPRIDPRRGYQAFSIKDTRKGAARKDFKVSLSQAKDNSQSAGRDQLKNADIIGANDSPFQLVFFDGKGAKHPLTPGNNDNVMVYSSGDDLPDLKSVVWNDRTGLKLNVRKTPNAPESGHQDYGATLNWTINSTDTP
- a CDS encoding phosphatase PAP2 family protein; translated protein: MKMTKRQQHWLLLGASLIMVVLMLSSLWLDLPLSQAVVNYQSYWGTVGQTIGSAPLYLVLAISGEIMLAVGLHESRRWLGLLELVGGLGLVSWQVKELVNETSSYGLRALANVRSGLPVGAPSQALNDGGRGTTSWELNLSWVLIVLLITLLTQWWLAHQSQARLHQLFWIAIFASLTVLLALAVNVGLKTIWGRYRPYEVFGHLQQFTRWDHINGPNGHRSFPSGHTMAATLAVVFSWFVTGKGHRWVWGLGVLYSVGIGISRIAIGAHFLSDVTASFFLTAVIIDGMWNCLEWQLNRIQPPSGR